One genomic segment of Pseudonocardia sp. T1-2H includes these proteins:
- a CDS encoding DNA topoisomerase IB, whose amino-acid sequence MSASLNTPGHDPAGLVRVDPAAPGYGRRRYGRGFGYTRPDGSRLDDHAELARIKSLVIPPAWKDVWICPDPDGHIQAVGTDDAGRRQYRYHDEWRRARDAEKYDRVLRLGRRLARVREEVAVRLGEKGLGRERVLAGAVRMLDIGVFRAGGEQYAPDCSDDPNTDCDSEDEAGTFGLATLRREHVRLHRGAVRFDYPAKGGIPRSLELRDPALHRLVNSLLRRRGGGEDLLAFRTGPDWHDVTSADLNAAVKELVGDAFTCKDLRTWNATVLAAVTLAEAVAEQGRVPGSKRARTKVVRAAVNTVSDHLGNTPTVARASYVDPRVIEKFEEGRTVLVALRRLGGGTDMADDRSRAAVERAVVRLIKS is encoded by the coding sequence ATGAGCGCGTCCCTCAACACCCCCGGGCACGACCCCGCGGGGCTGGTCCGGGTGGATCCCGCCGCACCCGGCTACGGGCGCAGGCGGTACGGGCGCGGGTTCGGCTACACCCGGCCCGACGGCTCCCGGCTCGACGACCACGCCGAGCTCGCCCGGATCAAGTCCCTGGTCATTCCGCCCGCCTGGAAGGACGTGTGGATCTGCCCGGATCCGGACGGCCACATCCAGGCGGTCGGCACGGACGACGCCGGCCGCCGCCAGTACCGCTACCACGACGAGTGGCGACGGGCCCGGGACGCCGAGAAGTACGACCGGGTCCTGCGCCTGGGGCGGCGGCTCGCGCGGGTCCGTGAGGAGGTCGCGGTCCGGCTGGGGGAGAAGGGCCTGGGCCGCGAGCGGGTGCTGGCCGGCGCGGTGCGGATGCTGGACATCGGGGTGTTCCGGGCCGGTGGCGAGCAGTACGCGCCGGACTGCAGCGACGACCCCAACACCGACTGCGACTCCGAGGACGAGGCCGGCACGTTCGGGCTCGCCACCCTGCGCCGCGAGCACGTCCGGCTCCACCGGGGCGCGGTGCGGTTCGACTACCCGGCCAAGGGCGGCATCCCCCGCTCGCTCGAGCTCCGGGACCCGGCGCTGCACCGGCTGGTCAACTCGCTGCTGCGGCGTCGCGGCGGCGGGGAGGACCTGCTGGCCTTCCGCACCGGGCCGGACTGGCACGACGTCACCTCCGCGGACCTGAACGCCGCGGTGAAGGAGCTGGTCGGGGACGCGTTCACCTGCAAGGACCTCCGCACCTGGAACGCGACCGTGCTCGCCGCCGTGACGCTCGCCGAGGCGGTCGCGGAGCAGGGCCGGGTCCCGGGGTCGAAGCGGGCGCGGACCAAGGTCGTCCGGGCCGCCGTGAACACGGTCTCGGACCACCTGGGCAACACCCCGACCGTGGCGCGGGCGTCCTACGTCGATCCGCGGGTGATCGAGAAGTTCGAGGAGGGCCGGACGGTGCTCGTCGCGCTGCGGCGCCTCGGCGGTGGCACGGACATGGCGGACGACCGCAGCCGGGCCGCGGTCGAGCGCGCGGTGGTCCGGTTGATCAAGTCCTGA
- a CDS encoding RNA polymerase sigma factor SigF, translated as MHRGPVVTASSGEGAAPDRQYGDSEYAHLMPLFHEFVGLPEDHPDRLAIRSKLVTGYLPIVQHIARRFAGRGEPVDDLEQAGTVGLINAVDRFDPERGIDFLSYAVPTITGEVRRHFRDRTWAMRVPRRLKELQSAINGAVGPLSQELNRAPRPSEIANRLGIPTEEVLEGLDAQQAYRSTSLDELVAGADSTLQDTLGVADAELDKVEYRQALAPLLDELDERERVILVLRFFGNKTQTQIADQVGISQMHVSRLLTRTLARLRDRMGGDR; from the coding sequence ATGCATCGCGGGCCCGTCGTGACCGCTTCGTCCGGAGAGGGCGCCGCGCCCGATCGGCAGTACGGCGACTCGGAGTACGCCCACCTCATGCCGCTCTTCCACGAGTTCGTCGGGCTGCCCGAGGACCATCCGGACCGGCTCGCGATCCGGAGCAAGCTCGTCACGGGCTACCTGCCGATCGTCCAGCACATCGCCCGCCGGTTCGCCGGCCGCGGCGAGCCCGTCGACGACCTCGAGCAGGCCGGGACCGTCGGGCTGATCAACGCGGTGGACCGGTTCGACCCCGAGCGCGGCATCGACTTCCTCTCCTACGCGGTGCCGACGATCACCGGCGAGGTGCGCCGGCACTTCCGGGATCGCACCTGGGCCATGCGGGTCCCGCGGCGGCTCAAGGAGCTGCAGAGCGCGATCAACGGCGCCGTCGGGCCGCTGTCGCAGGAGCTGAACCGGGCACCCCGGCCGTCGGAGATCGCGAACCGGCTCGGCATCCCGACCGAGGAGGTCCTGGAGGGCCTCGACGCCCAGCAGGCCTACCGCAGCACCTCGCTCGACGAGCTGGTCGCGGGCGCGGACTCGACGCTGCAGGACACCCTCGGCGTGGCGGACGCCGAGCTGGACAAGGTCGAGTACCGGCAGGCCCTCGCCCCGCTGCTGGACGAGCTCGACGAACGCGAGCGGGTGATCCTGGTGCTGCGGTTCTTCGGCAACAAGACCCAAACCCAGATCGCGGACCAGGTCGGGATCTCCCAGATGCACGTCTCCCGGCTGCTCACCCGGACGCTCGCGCGGCTCCGGGACCGGATGGGCGGGGACCGGTGA
- a CDS encoding HelD family protein → MSPRASRASGEEDPLVSEPEQADAPEQSALEHERGYVAMLYERLDERRRDTARRLADVLHGETVGTPQALTERDAAAAMYTDRLAALRAAEHGLAFGRLDTEAEEIRYIGRLGLLDEDNEYEPLLMDWRAPAAQPFYTATAASPEGIRRRRHLRTRGRSVTAVDDEVLDLAEAASTTSSGLTSEAALMAAVTEARTGRMTDIVATIQGEQDRIIRSKPSGVLVVQGGPGTGKTAVALHRAAYLLYTHRDRLARRGVLVVGPNATFLRYIGQVLPSLGETSVVLGTVAQLFPGLHARRTESARTAEVKGRADMAAVIAAAVRDRQQIPRQPIRLVVEQQQVRLDRDVANQARSRARRSRKPHNEAKRLFHTEAIRLLANQVAANLGGRGLVGPADVDDIREELAESAELNRELDALWPTLSPERLLTDLFADRRKLNSIARRIPAEERALLERPAPGDDVPYDLRWTPADVPLLDEAAELLGDDGAAARAAAQAALREEVEYAQGVLDVLDLEEELDPELLRATDIVDADRLAERMQVRSYESTADRAASDREWTYGHVIVDEAQELSAMAWRLIMRRVPSRSMTVVGDVAQTGDLAGAGSWGQVLSPFVANRWRLEQLTVNYRTPAEIADVADDILAMIDASLDPPSSVRSTGVPPRAVAVAAGTLVGSDGVLGELVAEERAAVGEGRVAVLVPNSRVQELRIALLGEPGARAAEAAEGEVDDFADPEDLEAPVVVLPVTAAKGLEFDSVVLVEPAEVLAESPRGLNDLYVAITRATQRLTVVHHDELPEALKRLRRG, encoded by the coding sequence ATGTCCCCCCGCGCGTCTCGTGCGTCAGGTGAGGAAGATCCGCTGGTGTCTGAACCGGAGCAGGCCGATGCGCCCGAGCAGTCCGCGCTCGAGCACGAGCGCGGCTACGTCGCGATGCTCTACGAGCGCCTCGACGAGCGACGGCGGGACACCGCGCGCCGGCTCGCGGACGTCCTGCACGGCGAGACCGTCGGCACGCCCCAGGCGCTGACCGAGCGGGACGCCGCCGCGGCGATGTACACGGACCGGCTGGCCGCCCTGCGTGCCGCCGAGCACGGCCTGGCGTTCGGCCGCCTGGACACCGAGGCGGAGGAGATCCGCTACATCGGCCGGCTCGGCCTGCTCGACGAGGACAACGAGTACGAGCCGCTGCTGATGGACTGGCGCGCTCCCGCGGCGCAGCCCTTCTACACCGCCACGGCCGCGTCGCCCGAGGGCATCCGCCGCCGACGGCACCTGCGCACCCGGGGCCGCAGTGTCACCGCGGTCGACGACGAGGTGCTGGACCTGGCCGAGGCCGCGTCCACGACCAGCTCCGGCCTCACCAGCGAGGCCGCGCTGATGGCCGCGGTCACGGAGGCCCGCACCGGCCGGATGACGGACATCGTCGCCACCATCCAGGGCGAGCAGGACCGGATCATCCGCTCCAAGCCCTCCGGCGTGCTGGTCGTGCAGGGCGGCCCGGGTACCGGCAAGACGGCCGTCGCCCTGCACCGCGCGGCGTACCTGCTCTACACGCACCGGGACCGGCTGGCCCGCCGCGGCGTCCTCGTGGTCGGGCCGAACGCCACGTTCCTGCGCTACATCGGCCAGGTCCTGCCCTCCCTCGGCGAGACGAGCGTCGTGCTCGGCACCGTCGCCCAGCTCTTCCCCGGCCTGCACGCCCGCCGCACCGAGAGCGCCCGGACCGCGGAGGTCAAGGGCCGCGCGGACATGGCGGCCGTCATCGCCGCGGCGGTGCGGGACCGGCAGCAGATCCCGCGGCAGCCGATCCGGCTCGTCGTCGAGCAGCAGCAGGTGCGGCTGGACCGGGACGTCGCCAACCAGGCCCGCTCGCGCGCCCGGCGCTCCCGCAAGCCGCACAACGAGGCCAAGCGGCTCTTCCACACCGAGGCCATCCGGCTGCTGGCGAACCAGGTGGCGGCGAACCTCGGGGGCCGTGGCCTGGTCGGCCCGGCGGACGTCGACGACATCCGCGAGGAGCTCGCCGAGAGCGCCGAGCTCAACCGGGAGCTCGACGCGCTGTGGCCCACGCTCTCCCCGGAGCGCCTGCTCACCGACCTGTTCGCGGACCGGCGCAAGCTCAACTCGATCGCCCGGCGCATCCCCGCCGAGGAGCGCGCGCTGCTGGAGCGGCCCGCCCCCGGCGACGACGTCCCGTACGACCTGCGCTGGACGCCCGCGGACGTCCCGCTGCTCGACGAGGCCGCCGAGCTGCTCGGGGACGACGGCGCGGCCGCCAGAGCCGCGGCCCAGGCGGCGCTGCGCGAGGAGGTCGAGTACGCCCAGGGCGTGCTCGACGTGCTGGACCTCGAGGAGGAGCTGGACCCGGAGCTGCTGCGCGCCACGGACATCGTGGATGCGGACCGGCTCGCCGAGCGCATGCAGGTCCGGTCCTACGAGTCGACGGCGGACCGGGCGGCCTCGGACCGCGAGTGGACCTACGGCCACGTGATCGTCGACGAGGCGCAGGAGCTTTCCGCGATGGCCTGGCGGCTGATCATGCGCCGGGTGCCGAGCCGGTCGATGACCGTGGTCGGGGATGTCGCGCAGACCGGGGACCTCGCCGGCGCGGGCAGCTGGGGCCAGGTGCTCTCGCCGTTCGTCGCGAACCGCTGGCGGCTCGAGCAGCTGACCGTGAACTACCGGACGCCCGCCGAGATCGCGGACGTCGCCGACGACATCCTGGCGATGATCGACGCGAGCCTGGACCCGCCGAGCTCCGTGCGCAGCACCGGTGTCCCGCCGCGGGCCGTGGCCGTCGCCGCCGGGACGCTCGTGGGGTCGGACGGCGTCCTGGGCGAGCTGGTGGCCGAGGAGCGCGCGGCCGTGGGCGAGGGCCGGGTCGCGGTGCTGGTCCCGAACTCCCGGGTGCAGGAGCTGCGGATCGCGCTGCTCGGCGAGCCCGGGGCCCGCGCGGCCGAGGCCGCCGAGGGCGAGGTCGACGACTTCGCGGACCCCGAGGACCTGGAGGCCCCGGTCGTCGTGCTGCCGGTGACGGCCGCGAAGGGCCTGGAGTTCGACTCCGTGGTGCTCGTGGAACCGGCCGAGGTGCTGGCCGAGTCGCCGCGCGGGCTCAACGACCTCTACGTCGCGATCACCCGCGCCACCCAGCGGCTCACCGTCGTGCACCACGACGAGCTGCCCGAGGCGCTCAAGCGGCTGCGCCGCGGCTAG
- a CDS encoding gamma-glutamyl-gamma-aminobutyrate hydrolase family protein — protein sequence MQRRSAGGGPVVGITGYGEIARYVPFEHDTVLLPRTYIDVVTAAGGVPVVLPPIPLSAGVVDRLDALVISGGPDVDPGRYGAETGPQTVPAREERDEAELAVLSRALERDVPVLAVCRGHQLLNVALGGTLHQHVPDVVGHVRHGPEPTVYGEIEVRTERDTLVRTLVGEEARVRCHHHQAVDRLGEGLRVSARADDGIVEAIELGGQRFVVGVQWHPEQDATDLRLVSGLLQAATEAGAAA from the coding sequence ATGCAGCGACGGAGTGCGGGCGGCGGGCCGGTCGTCGGGATCACCGGCTACGGCGAGATCGCCCGGTACGTCCCGTTCGAGCACGACACCGTGCTGCTCCCCCGCACCTACATCGACGTGGTGACGGCGGCCGGGGGCGTCCCGGTCGTCCTGCCGCCGATCCCGCTGTCCGCGGGCGTCGTGGACCGGTTGGACGCGTTGGTCATCTCCGGCGGCCCGGACGTCGACCCCGGCCGCTACGGTGCCGAGACCGGCCCGCAGACCGTCCCGGCGCGCGAGGAGCGGGACGAGGCGGAGCTGGCCGTCCTGAGCCGGGCCCTGGAGCGGGACGTCCCGGTGCTCGCCGTGTGCCGCGGCCACCAGCTGCTCAACGTCGCCCTCGGCGGGACGCTGCACCAGCACGTCCCGGACGTCGTCGGGCACGTGCGGCACGGCCCCGAACCCACGGTGTACGGCGAGATCGAGGTCCGCACCGAGCGGGACACCCTGGTCCGCACGCTGGTCGGCGAGGAGGCCCGGGTCCGCTGCCACCACCACCAGGCCGTCGACCGGCTCGGGGAGGGGCTGCGGGTCTCCGCCCGGGCCGACGACGGCATCGTCGAGGCGATCGAGCTCGGCGGGCAGCGGTTCGTCGTCGGCGTGCAGTGGCACCCCGAGCAGGACGCCACGGACCTGCGGCTCGTCTCGGGCCTGTTGCAGGCCGCGACGGAGGCGGGCGCCGCGGCCTGA
- the recQ gene encoding DNA helicase RecQ has protein sequence MSTPGAPTAARTPLEVLSRVFGYDAFRGPQQEVVEHVCAGGDALVLMPTGGGKSLCYQVPALVRPGTGVVVSPLIALMQDQVDALRNLGVRAGFLNSTQNPDERRDTERAFLGGELDLLYLAPERLRVPSTLSLLDRGTIALFAIDEAHCVAQWGHDFRPDYLMLSDLHRRWPDVPRIALTATATEHTRTEIAQRLDLTNAKHVVASFDRPNIQYRIAPKNEPRKQLLELIRTEHPGDAGIVYCLSRKSVEQTAEFLAAQGIPALPYHAGLDAGVRARNQSRFLREEGVVMCATIAFGMGIDKPDVRFVAHLDLPKSVEGYYQETGRAGRDGLPSTAWLAYGLADVVQQRKMIDESEGDLAHRRRLAQHLDAMLALCETVECRRTQLLNYFGQRSEACGNCDTCLTPAESWDGTVPAQKVLSTVWRLKHERNQSFGAGQIVDILVGKRTPKVEQSGHDSLSTFGIGTELGEVEWRGVVRQLLARGLLAVGGAYQTLEMTPESSAVLKGDRQVMLRKDPERTRTRRSSRSSAPVADLAPEAQPVFERLRAWRGATAKEQGVPAYVVFHDATLRAVAALAPTSLDQLGTVSGVGENKLTKYGDGVLAAVAGDAG, from the coding sequence GTGAGCACCCCCGGAGCCCCCACCGCTGCTCGGACGCCCCTGGAAGTGCTCAGCCGGGTCTTCGGCTACGACGCGTTCCGCGGGCCGCAGCAGGAGGTCGTCGAGCACGTGTGCGCGGGCGGCGATGCACTCGTCCTCATGCCCACCGGCGGCGGCAAGTCCCTCTGCTACCAGGTCCCCGCGCTGGTCAGGCCGGGGACCGGGGTCGTGGTCTCGCCGCTGATCGCGCTCATGCAGGACCAGGTGGACGCGCTGCGCAACCTGGGCGTGCGGGCCGGCTTCCTGAACTCCACCCAGAACCCGGACGAGCGCCGGGACACCGAACGCGCCTTCCTCGGCGGCGAGCTGGACCTGCTCTACCTCGCCCCGGAACGACTGCGCGTCCCGTCCACGCTGAGCCTGCTGGACCGCGGCACGATCGCGCTGTTCGCCATCGACGAGGCGCACTGCGTCGCGCAGTGGGGGCACGACTTCCGGCCGGACTACCTGATGCTCTCGGACCTGCACCGGCGCTGGCCGGACGTCCCGCGGATCGCCCTCACCGCGACGGCCACCGAGCACACCCGCACCGAGATCGCGCAACGGCTGGACCTGACGAACGCCAAGCACGTCGTCGCCAGCTTCGACCGGCCGAACATCCAGTACCGGATCGCGCCGAAGAACGAGCCCCGCAAGCAGCTCCTGGAGCTCATCCGCACCGAGCACCCCGGGGACGCGGGCATCGTCTACTGCCTGTCCCGCAAGTCCGTCGAGCAGACCGCCGAGTTCCTCGCCGCGCAGGGCATCCCGGCGCTGCCCTACCACGCGGGGCTGGACGCCGGCGTCCGCGCGCGCAACCAGTCCCGGTTCCTCCGCGAGGAGGGCGTGGTCATGTGCGCCACCATCGCGTTCGGGATGGGGATCGACAAGCCGGACGTCCGGTTCGTCGCCCACCTGGACCTGCCGAAGTCGGTCGAGGGGTACTACCAGGAGACCGGCCGCGCGGGCCGGGACGGGCTGCCGTCCACGGCGTGGCTGGCCTACGGGCTCGCGGACGTCGTGCAGCAGCGCAAGATGATCGACGAGTCCGAGGGGGACCTGGCGCACCGCCGGCGGCTGGCCCAGCACCTGGACGCGATGCTGGCGCTCTGCGAGACCGTCGAGTGCCGGCGGACGCAGCTGCTGAACTACTTCGGCCAGCGGTCCGAGGCCTGCGGGAACTGCGACACGTGCCTCACACCCGCGGAGTCCTGGGACGGCACCGTCCCCGCGCAGAAGGTCCTCTCCACGGTCTGGCGGCTCAAGCACGAGCGCAACCAGAGCTTCGGCGCCGGGCAGATCGTGGACATCCTGGTGGGCAAGCGGACCCCGAAGGTCGAGCAGTCCGGGCACGACTCGCTCTCCACCTTCGGCATCGGCACGGAGCTGGGGGAGGTCGAGTGGCGCGGGGTCGTCCGCCAGCTCCTCGCCCGGGGCCTGCTCGCCGTCGGCGGGGCCTACCAGACCCTGGAGATGACGCCGGAGAGCTCGGCGGTGCTCAAGGGCGACCGGCAGGTCATGCTCCGCAAGGACCCGGAACGGACCCGCACCAGGCGGTCCTCCCGGTCGAGCGCGCCGGTCGCGGACCTCGCGCCCGAGGCCCAGCCGGTGTTCGAGCGGCTGCGGGCCTGGCGCGGCGCCACCGCCAAGGAGCAGGGCGTGCCCGCCTACGTGGTCTTCCACGACGCCACGCTCCGGGCCGTCGCGGCGCTGGCGCCGACGTCCCTGGACCAGCTGGGCACGGTCAGCGGGGTCGGGGAGAACAAGTTGACCAAGTACGGCGACGGGGTACTCGCCGCGGTGGCGGGAGACGCGGGGTGA